The following proteins are co-located in the Pseudomonas synxantha genome:
- a CDS encoding aminotransferase class V-fold PLP-dependent enzyme, translating to MPRNADNEPHWRAIAERFDLEPGPINLENGYFGRMSRAVQAQYLEHISYINRSNSVYVRQRFEQGENIQIRRQLAELINVDPQALAFTRNATEALQSLIRNYNRLQPGDQVLISDLEYDTVKGAMRWLASVRGVEVIEVSHAHPASFDSLVQTYRDAFVQYPRIKLMALTHVTHRTGLVMPVAAIAKAAREQAIDVILDGAHALGQIEFNLAELGIQFAGFNLHKWIGAPLTLGFMYIAPERLADIDPDMGEFHYPATDVRARTSYSTPNFPALMTLPLVFEEHRQLGGAASKGARVNYLRDLWVSQVRPLPGIEVLTSDDPRLYCGITAFKFIGRDQQVMVDRLLKEHDLFVTTRTGAAFGTCIRVTPGLVTSAADIGVLVNAITELSKD from the coding sequence ATGCCAAGGAATGCTGATAACGAACCCCACTGGCGCGCCATCGCCGAGCGCTTTGACCTGGAGCCTGGGCCGATCAACCTGGAAAATGGTTATTTCGGGCGCATGAGCCGTGCAGTACAGGCGCAGTACCTTGAACACATAAGCTATATCAACCGCAGCAACTCGGTGTACGTGCGCCAGCGCTTTGAGCAGGGTGAAAATATCCAGATCCGCCGCCAGTTGGCCGAACTGATCAATGTCGATCCGCAGGCGCTCGCCTTCACCCGCAACGCCACCGAAGCCTTGCAGTCGCTGATCCGCAACTACAACCGCCTGCAACCGGGCGATCAGGTATTGATCAGTGATTTGGAGTACGACACGGTCAAGGGGGCCATGCGCTGGCTTGCAAGCGTTCGCGGCGTGGAAGTGATTGAGGTATCACACGCTCACCCGGCCAGTTTCGACAGCCTGGTGCAGACTTATCGCGACGCGTTCGTGCAGTACCCGCGCATCAAGCTGATGGCCCTGACCCATGTCACCCATCGCACTGGCCTGGTAATGCCCGTTGCAGCCATTGCCAAGGCTGCACGAGAACAGGCTATCGATGTGATCCTCGACGGCGCCCACGCGCTGGGCCAGATCGAGTTCAACCTGGCCGAACTGGGCATTCAATTCGCCGGTTTCAACCTGCATAAATGGATCGGCGCGCCGCTGACCCTGGGCTTTATGTATATCGCCCCGGAACGCCTGGCCGATATAGATCCGGACATGGGCGAGTTTCACTATCCGGCCACTGATGTGCGCGCGCGTACGTCCTACAGCACACCGAATTTTCCCGCGCTGATGACCTTGCCTTTAGTGTTCGAAGAACATCGACAATTGGGTGGCGCTGCGAGCAAAGGCGCACGGGTAAATTACCTGCGCGATCTGTGGGTAAGCCAGGTAAGGCCATTGCCGGGAATTGAAGTGCTGACGTCGGATGATCCGCGACTGTATTGCGGGATCACAGCGTTCAAGTTCATCGGGCGGGATCAGCAAGTGATGGTGGATAGGTTGCTCAAGGAACACGACCTGTTTGTCACCACGCGCACGGGGGCTGCGTTTGGCACCTGTATCCGGGTGACGCCGGGGTTGGTGACGTCGGCAGCGGATATCGGCGTACTGGTCAACGCCATTACCGAGCTAAGCAAAGATTAA
- a CDS encoding DUF3820 family protein — protein MNPEKLELLITREMPFGKYKGRIIADLPGPYLNWFAREGFPHGELGGLLALMQEIDHNGLSELLEPLRVKHGKPAPRH, from the coding sequence ATGAACCCCGAAAAACTCGAATTGCTGATCACCCGCGAAATGCCCTTCGGAAAATACAAGGGCCGGATCATCGCTGACCTGCCTGGCCCTTACCTGAACTGGTTCGCCCGTGAAGGGTTTCCCCATGGTGAATTAGGCGGTTTGCTGGCCCTGATGCAGGAAATCGATCACAACGGCTTGTCTGAATTGCTCGAACCGCTACGCGTTAAACACGGTAAACCCGCCCCCCGCCATTAA
- a CDS encoding ferritin-like domain-containing protein, with amino-acid sequence MTDINKESISVLNDLIETSIDGQKGFKECAEDIKHPELKALFAKRSADCATAAAELKTAVRALGGDPEDSGSMAGALHRGWVDVKSMVTGKDEEAVLNEAERGEDHALKAYREAIEKINKHNLLGIRDLVERQYHGVQRNHDQVKALRNQARAQS; translated from the coding sequence ATGACTGACATCAATAAAGAATCGATCTCCGTACTGAACGACCTGATCGAGACCAGCATCGACGGCCAAAAGGGTTTCAAGGAATGCGCTGAAGATATCAAGCATCCAGAACTCAAGGCTCTGTTCGCCAAGCGTTCTGCCGACTGCGCAACGGCTGCCGCAGAGCTGAAAACAGCCGTGCGTGCCCTGGGCGGCGATCCGGAGGATTCCGGCAGCATGGCCGGCGCCCTGCATCGTGGCTGGGTCGACGTGAAGTCGATGGTCACCGGCAAGGACGAAGAGGCTGTGCTGAACGAAGCTGAGCGCGGTGAAGACCACGCACTGAAGGCTTACCGTGAAGCGATCGAGAAGATCAACAAGCACAACCTGCTGGGCATTCGTGACCTGGTAGAGCGTCAGTACCATGGCGTACAGCGCAACCACGATCAGGTGAAGGCCCTGCGTAACCAGGCTCGCGCTCAGTCGTAA
- a CDS encoding MaoC family dehydratase: MTQVTNTPYEALEVGQTASYSKLVEERDIQLFAAMSGDHNPVHLDAEYAKATMFKERIAHGMFSGALISAAVACELPGPGTIYIGQQMTFQKPVKIGDTLTVRLEILEKLPKFRVRIATRVFNQRDELVVDGEAEILAPRKQQIVTLTELPPISIG, translated from the coding sequence ATGACCCAGGTAACCAACACCCCGTATGAAGCCCTCGAAGTCGGCCAAACGGCCAGCTACAGCAAGTTGGTAGAAGAGCGCGATATCCAGCTGTTCGCTGCCATGTCCGGCGATCACAACCCCGTGCACCTGGATGCCGAATACGCCAAGGCGACCATGTTTAAGGAGCGTATTGCCCACGGCATGTTCAGCGGCGCGTTGATCAGTGCAGCCGTAGCCTGCGAGCTGCCTGGGCCGGGCACTATCTACATCGGTCAGCAGATGACCTTCCAGAAGCCGGTCAAGATTGGCGACACCCTCACCGTGCGCCTGGAAATTCTCGAAAAGCTGCCGAAGTTCCGTGTGCGCATTGCCACGCGGGTGTTCAACCAGCGTGATGAGCTGGTGGTGGATGGCGAGGCAGAGATCCTGGCGCCGCGCAAGCAACAGATTGTGACCCTGACTGAGTTGCCGCCGATCAGCATCGGCTGA
- a CDS encoding alpha/beta hydrolase: MNHSTFWLTANDRSRLYVNQWIPDGLPKAVLMLAHGMAEHSGRYARLAEALCSAGYGVYALDQRGHGRTADEGTLGLYAEKDGWNKVVGDLASLNQHIGQQQPGLPIILLGHSMGSYIAQGYLLHHSASLHGAILSGSNFQPVALYTAARLIARIERLRQGVRGRSALIEFLSFGSFNKAFKPTRTAFDWLSRDPDEVDKYINDPLCGFRCTNQLWIDLLGGLQQISKASNLAQIDPGLPILVIGGECDPVSEGKRLKDLAHALREAGCQNVQLNLYPQTRHEVFNETNRAEVTTDVLTWLDQALALRRPARCE, from the coding sequence ATGAACCACAGCACCTTCTGGCTGACCGCGAACGACCGCAGCCGCCTGTACGTCAATCAATGGATACCCGACGGGCTGCCCAAGGCCGTGCTGATGCTCGCCCATGGCATGGCCGAGCATAGTGGTCGTTATGCTCGCCTGGCCGAAGCCCTGTGCAGCGCAGGCTATGGCGTGTATGCGCTGGACCAGCGCGGCCATGGCCGTACTGCTGACGAGGGTACCTTGGGGCTCTACGCCGAAAAGGATGGCTGGAACAAGGTGGTGGGCGACCTGGCCAGCCTCAACCAGCATATTGGCCAGCAACAACCGGGCCTGCCGATTATTTTGCTTGGCCACAGCATGGGCAGCTACATCGCCCAGGGTTATCTGCTGCACCACAGTGCCAGCCTGCATGGAGCGATTCTCAGCGGTTCGAATTTCCAGCCGGTGGCGTTGTACACCGCAGCGCGGTTGATCGCGCGTATCGAACGCCTGCGCCAGGGTGTGCGCGGCCGCAGTGCGCTGATCGAGTTCCTGTCGTTCGGCTCGTTCAACAAAGCGTTCAAACCCACCCGCACGGCATTCGACTGGCTCAGTCGCGACCCGGATGAAGTCGACAAATACATCAACGACCCGCTGTGCGGTTTCCGTTGCACCAACCAGCTTTGGATTGACCTGCTCGGCGGCTTGCAGCAAATCAGCAAAGCGTCCAATCTCGCCCAGATCGACCCGGGCCTGCCGATCCTGGTGATAGGCGGCGAATGTGATCCGGTGAGCGAAGGCAAGCGTCTCAAGGATCTGGCCCATGCCCTGCGTGAAGCCGGCTGCCAGAACGTGCAATTGAATCTTTACCCTCAGACGCGGCATGAAGTGTTCAACGAAACCAACCGCGCTGAAGTCACAACGGATGTATTGACCTGGCTCGACCAGGCCCTGGCCCTGCGCAGGCCGGCCCGCTGTGAATAA
- the fadD2 gene encoding long-chain-fatty-acid--CoA ligase FadD2, translating to MQPDFWNDKRAAGVPNAIDLSTYKSVIEVFERSCKAFADRPAFSNMGITLTYAELERQSAAFAGYLQQHTDLKPGERIAVQMPNVLHYPAAVFGALRAGLIVVNTNPLYTPREMRHQFKDAGVRALVYLNLFGSRVQEVCTDTEIDYLIEARMGDFMPAAKGWLVNTVVDKVKKMVPAYHLPRAVSFKRALRMGAGLGVTRHPVSLDDIAVLQYTGGTTGLAKGAMLTHGNLVANMQQVRACMSQLGEDGHPLVKEGQEVMIAPLPLYHIYAFTANCMCMMVSGNHNVLITNPRDIGGFIKELKQWRFSCLLGLNTLFVALMDHPDFKNLDFSHLKITNSGGTALVKATAERWKALTGCSIGEGYGLTETSPVASTNPYGGLARLGTVGIPVPGTAMKVIDDEGHELPLGERGELCIQGPQVMKGYWQQPVATAETLDAEGWLKTGDIAVIDTDGYVSIVDRKKDLIIVSGFNVYPNEIEDVVMAHPAVANCAVIGVPDERTGEAVKLFVVARAQGVSLEELKAYCKTNFTGYKVPKHIVLRESLPMTPVGKILRRELRDIA from the coding sequence ATGCAACCTGATTTCTGGAATGACAAACGCGCGGCGGGCGTCCCCAATGCCATCGACCTCAGCACCTACAAGTCGGTGATCGAGGTCTTCGAGCGTTCCTGCAAGGCTTTTGCCGACCGTCCGGCGTTCAGCAACATGGGCATCACCCTGACCTACGCTGAGCTTGAGCGCCAGAGTGCGGCGTTTGCCGGTTACCTGCAGCAGCACACCGACCTCAAGCCTGGCGAGCGTATCGCGGTGCAGATGCCCAACGTGCTGCATTACCCGGCGGCGGTATTCGGCGCTCTGCGCGCCGGGCTGATCGTGGTCAATACCAATCCCCTTTATACCCCGCGCGAAATGCGTCACCAGTTCAAGGACGCGGGCGTGCGGGCGCTGGTCTACCTCAACCTGTTCGGTTCGCGGGTGCAGGAGGTTTGCACCGACACCGAGATCGACTACCTGATTGAAGCCAGGATGGGCGACTTCATGCCCGCCGCCAAGGGTTGGCTGGTCAATACCGTCGTCGATAAGGTGAAGAAGATGGTCCCGGCCTACCACCTGCCACGGGCGGTGTCGTTCAAGCGCGCCTTGCGCATGGGCGCGGGGCTTGGCGTGACGCGACATCCGGTGAGCCTGGACGATATTGCCGTGCTGCAATACACCGGTGGCACCACTGGCCTTGCCAAGGGCGCAATGCTCACCCACGGCAACCTGGTTGCGAACATGCAGCAAGTGCGCGCATGCATGTCGCAACTGGGCGAGGACGGCCACCCGCTGGTCAAGGAAGGGCAGGAGGTGATGATTGCCCCGCTGCCGCTGTACCACATCTACGCATTCACCGCGAACTGCATGTGCATGATGGTGTCGGGCAACCACAATGTGCTGATTACCAACCCTCGGGACATTGGCGGCTTTATCAAGGAACTCAAGCAGTGGCGATTTTCTTGCCTCTTGGGGCTCAACACCCTGTTTGTGGCGCTGATGGATCACCCTGACTTCAAGAACCTGGATTTCTCCCACCTCAAGATCACCAATTCCGGCGGCACCGCTCTGGTCAAGGCCACGGCTGAACGCTGGAAGGCGTTGACCGGCTGCTCCATTGGCGAAGGCTACGGCCTTACCGAAACCTCACCGGTGGCCAGCACCAACCCCTACGGCGGCCTGGCACGCCTGGGCACCGTGGGCATTCCAGTGCCCGGTACGGCAATGAAAGTCATTGATGATGAGGGGCACGAACTGCCGCTGGGCGAACGCGGCGAGCTGTGCATCCAGGGTCCGCAGGTGATGAAGGGCTATTGGCAGCAACCGGTCGCCACCGCCGAGACCCTGGACGCCGAAGGCTGGCTCAAGACCGGCGACATTGCGGTGATCGATACCGATGGCTACGTCAGTATTGTGGATCGCAAGAAGGATTTGATCATCGTCTCGGGTTTCAACGTGTACCCCAACGAAATCGAAGACGTGGTGATGGCCCACCCGGCCGTAGCCAACTGCGCGGTGATCGGCGTGCCGGATGAGCGTACGGGTGAGGCGGTGAAATTGTTCGTGGTGGCACGGGCCCAGGGGGTGAGCCTTGAGGAGTTGAAGGCGTACTGCAAGACCAACTTCACGGGCTACAAGGTCCCCAAGCATATTGTGCTGAGGGAGTCGTTGCCGATGACGCCGGTGGGCAAGATTCTGCGGCGGGAGCTGCGCGACATCGCCTGA
- the fadD1 gene encoding long-chain-fatty-acid--CoA ligase FadD1, translating to MNEDFWKDKYPAGIAAQINPDEYPNIQAVLKQSCQRFANKPAFSNLGKTITYGELYELSGAFAAYLQQHTDLKPGDRIAVQLPNVLQYPVAVFGAIRAGLIVVNTNPLYTAREMEHQFNDSGAKALVCLANMAHLAEKVVPKTAVKHVIVTEVADLLSPFKRLLINSVIKYVKKMVPAYHLPQAIKFNDVLAKGHGQAVNDASPASSDVAVLQYTGGTTGVAKGAMLTHRNLVANMLQCKALMGSNLNEGCEILITPLPLYHIYAFTFHCMAMMLIGNHNILISNPRDLPAMVKELSKWKFSGFVGLNTLFVALCNNEGFRKLDFSALKVTLSGGMALQLAAAERWKAVTGCSICEGYGMTETSPVATVNPIQNIQIGTIGIPVPSTVCKVIADDGTELPLGETGELCVKGPQVMKGYWQREDATAEMLDSEGWLKTGDIAIIQQDGYMRIVDRKKDMILVSGFNVYPNELEDVLATLPGVLQCAAIGVPDEKSGEHIKIFIVVKPGATLTKNQVMEHMRANVTGYKVPKAVEFRDVLPTTNVGKILRRELRDEELKKLGVKK from the coding sequence ATGAATGAAGACTTTTGGAAGGATAAGTACCCCGCCGGGATTGCTGCACAAATCAATCCAGACGAGTATCCGAATATTCAGGCGGTACTGAAGCAGTCCTGCCAGCGCTTCGCCAACAAACCGGCTTTCAGTAACCTGGGCAAGACAATCACCTACGGTGAACTGTACGAATTGTCCGGCGCCTTCGCCGCGTACCTGCAACAGCATACCGACTTGAAGCCTGGCGATCGAATCGCCGTGCAACTGCCCAACGTCCTGCAATACCCGGTCGCGGTGTTCGGTGCCATCCGTGCCGGCCTGATCGTGGTCAACACCAACCCGCTGTACACCGCGCGGGAAATGGAACACCAATTCAATGATTCCGGGGCCAAGGCCCTGGTCTGCCTGGCCAACATGGCGCACCTGGCTGAAAAAGTCGTGCCCAAGACCGCCGTCAAGCATGTGATTGTCACTGAAGTTGCTGACCTGCTGTCGCCGTTTAAGCGTCTGCTGATCAACAGTGTCATCAAGTATGTGAAGAAAATGGTCCCGGCCTATCACTTGCCCCAGGCGATCAAGTTCAACGACGTGCTGGCCAAGGGGCATGGCCAGGCGGTCAACGACGCCAGCCCGGCCAGCAGCGACGTGGCGGTGTTGCAATACACCGGCGGCACCACCGGCGTGGCCAAGGGCGCGATGCTGACCCATCGCAACCTCGTCGCCAACATGCTGCAGTGCAAGGCGCTGATGGGCTCGAACCTCAATGAAGGTTGCGAGATCCTGATTACGCCGCTGCCGCTGTATCACATCTATGCGTTCACCTTTCATTGCATGGCGATGATGTTGATCGGCAACCACAACATCCTGATCAGCAACCCGCGTGACCTGCCGGCGATGGTCAAGGAACTGTCGAAGTGGAAGTTCAGCGGTTTTGTCGGCCTCAACACGCTGTTTGTAGCGCTGTGCAACAACGAAGGCTTCCGCAAGCTGGATTTCTCAGCGCTGAAAGTCACCCTGTCAGGCGGCATGGCGTTGCAACTGGCAGCGGCCGAGCGCTGGAAGGCAGTGACCGGCTGCAGCATCTGTGAAGGCTACGGCATGACCGAAACGAGCCCGGTGGCCACAGTAAACCCTATCCAGAATATCCAGATCGGTACCATCGGCATTCCGGTGCCGTCCACGGTGTGCAAAGTCATCGCCGACGACGGCACCGAGCTGCCGCTGGGTGAAACCGGCGAGCTGTGCGTCAAGGGCCCGCAAGTGATGAAGGGCTACTGGCAGCGTGAAGACGCCACGGCCGAGATGCTCGACAGTGAAGGCTGGTTGAAGACTGGCGACATCGCGATCATCCAGCAAGACGGTTACATGCGTATTGTCGACCGCAAGAAAGACATGATTCTGGTCTCCGGTTTCAACGTCTATCCCAACGAGCTGGAAGACGTGCTGGCGACCCTGCCGGGCGTGCTGCAATGCGCGGCCATCGGTGTGCCGGACGAGAAGTCGGGCGAGCACATCAAGATCTTCATCGTGGTCAAGCCAGGGGCCACCCTGACCAAGAACCAAGTCATGGAGCACATGCGCGCCAATGTCACCGGCTACAAAGTCCCCAAGGCCGTGGAGTTCCGTGATGTGCTGCCGACCACCAACGTGGGCAAGATCCTGCGTCGCGAACTGCGTGATGAAGAGTTGAAAAAACTGGGCGTTAAAAAATAG
- a CDS encoding SDR family oxidoreductase, protein MDLGIRGKWAVVCAASKGLGYSCAQALADEGVNIVINARGAVDLQAATQRLKQRNPEVEVISVIGDITDPSIRQSLVDAAPQVDILINNAGGPKPGNFREWTGDEWRSAIDTNMLAPIELIKLVIDAMASRGFGRIINITSGAVKSPLDALGLSTSVRCGLTGFVAGLARQKDFAAKNTTINNILPGAFKTQRLEHTLQATAERSGKTFDAVAGNRLASIPMGRFGDPAEFAALCAFLCSHQAAYMTGQNLLIDGGAYPGIF, encoded by the coding sequence ATGGACTTAGGGATTCGAGGCAAATGGGCAGTCGTCTGTGCGGCCAGTAAAGGCTTGGGTTATAGCTGTGCGCAGGCGCTTGCGGATGAAGGTGTAAACATCGTGATCAACGCGCGAGGCGCGGTTGACTTGCAAGCCGCCACGCAACGCTTGAAGCAAAGAAATCCGGAGGTCGAAGTCATCTCGGTTATCGGAGATATTACGGATCCATCGATTCGCCAATCATTGGTCGATGCCGCGCCGCAAGTTGATATTTTGATTAACAATGCCGGGGGGCCCAAGCCGGGAAACTTTCGCGAATGGACAGGTGACGAGTGGCGTTCAGCAATTGACACCAATATGTTGGCGCCTATCGAGCTGATAAAGTTGGTGATCGACGCAATGGCAAGTCGAGGCTTCGGCCGCATCATTAATATAACGTCTGGTGCGGTCAAGTCGCCCCTGGATGCCTTGGGGCTTTCAACATCGGTGCGGTGTGGGCTCACAGGCTTCGTTGCCGGCCTGGCACGCCAAAAGGACTTCGCTGCAAAAAACACCACGATCAATAATATTTTACCTGGAGCGTTCAAGACGCAACGCCTGGAGCACACGCTTCAAGCGACAGCAGAGCGTTCAGGAAAAACCTTCGACGCGGTGGCTGGAAATCGTCTGGCGAGTATTCCCATGGGGCGCTTTGGTGACCCCGCTGAGTTCGCTGCATTGTGCGCATTTTTATGCAGTCATCAGGCTGCCTATATGACGGGGCAGAACCTCCTTATTGATGGTGGCGCATACCCTGGTATCTTTTAA
- the aroA gene encoding 3-phosphoshikimate 1-carboxyvinyltransferase codes for MSTQKRLKVFPTASIGNIATIPSSKPETQRAIIAASLASGTSYIYNDLRCLETETMKKACRSIGAVIEEQPGRLVVTGTGGLIKPEKKVIDALGSGLVFRVFAALTCFTTTPAVITGDDVLRGRVMEPLFVALEGLGAHISCINHSGKAPIVNWGGYQGGECTIEGNISSQFITAILFCAPLAKQPTVVNIRGEILSLSYIKQTLETLGTAGIAFEVNADYSRITVYPGQYQSANYTIVGDYTSSSYLIAAGIIFPGTLTLKNMNSKSLQGERAILKVAEALGVKVEFNDATNEVRIINNLAELKGEYHFDASDYPNIVPTLAAIGAYVQGEFKVTGGSITRLHKSPRIEAMVTELVKMGVAIEPLFKNGVYDGFVIRGEPSYAGDAVLSAWGDHRIFMSLFVASLRCQQINELDGYQDVHCSFPDFFQEFERLGVSFEESSTAAKHVEV; via the coding sequence ATGTCGACCCAAAAACGCTTGAAAGTCTTTCCTACTGCATCGATCGGCAACATCGCTACCATCCCCTCCTCAAAACCTGAAACGCAGCGGGCAATTATTGCCGCGAGCTTGGCATCAGGAACTTCCTATATTTACAACGACCTTCGTTGTCTCGAAACCGAAACAATGAAAAAGGCCTGTCGTAGTATCGGCGCAGTGATTGAAGAGCAACCAGGACGGTTAGTGGTGACGGGCACCGGCGGCTTGATCAAGCCCGAAAAGAAGGTGATCGACGCGCTAGGTTCTGGGTTGGTATTTCGAGTGTTTGCCGCGCTGACCTGCTTTACAACGACCCCGGCCGTTATTACCGGGGATGATGTACTGCGCGGACGTGTCATGGAGCCCTTGTTTGTAGCGCTGGAAGGGCTGGGCGCACACATTTCATGCATCAACCACAGTGGCAAGGCGCCTATCGTCAATTGGGGTGGCTATCAGGGTGGGGAGTGCACGATTGAGGGCAACATCAGTTCGCAATTCATCACCGCTATTCTTTTCTGCGCGCCTCTGGCCAAACAACCTACAGTGGTGAATATCCGTGGTGAAATTCTGTCGCTGTCGTATATCAAGCAAACCCTGGAAACACTCGGTACAGCGGGGATTGCCTTTGAGGTGAACGCGGACTATTCGCGGATCACGGTATACCCAGGCCAGTACCAGAGTGCAAACTACACGATAGTCGGTGATTACACGTCCTCGTCCTACTTGATTGCGGCTGGAATAATCTTCCCCGGTACGTTGACCCTGAAAAACATGAACAGCAAGAGTTTGCAGGGGGAGCGTGCAATTCTTAAGGTGGCCGAGGCGCTGGGGGTAAAGGTCGAATTCAATGACGCTACCAATGAAGTGCGCATTATTAATAACTTGGCCGAATTGAAAGGCGAATATCATTTTGATGCGAGTGATTATCCTAATATTGTGCCAACGCTGGCGGCGATCGGTGCTTATGTGCAAGGCGAGTTCAAGGTTACTGGCGGCTCCATTACCCGCTTGCACAAGTCGCCACGCATCGAAGCGATGGTGACTGAACTGGTAAAAATGGGCGTGGCCATAGAGCCGTTATTTAAAAACGGCGTTTACGACGGCTTCGTCATTCGTGGAGAACCTAGTTACGCCGGAGACGCAGTGTTGTCGGCCTGGGGTGACCATCGAATCTTCATGTCGCTGTTTGTCGCCTCCCTGCGGTGCCAACAGATCAACGAGTTGGATGGCTATCAGGATGTTCACTGTTCCTTTCCGGATTTCTTCCAGGAGTTTGAACGCCTGGGGGTGTCATTTGAAGAGTCTTCGACAGCAGCCAAACATGTTGAAGTCTGA
- a CDS encoding phytanoyl-CoA dioxygenase family protein, producing the protein MNYREKLQQEGYVVIPKVLSSDQVAILRETYTRSLAQTQQSTLLPTAFLQFSDMINALFEPRAVNALKEMLQSDFSLLPNFTVRESVYIPWHNDAYFLPEEVIEPSASPEFLQCAYYLQDNDPVSGGGITLLPGSHKLSKDEVKLRLADPAAFERTVMSKAGDLVIWDNRVTHRSSAPDETPVATKLAIQWTVSASTKHNASYITYLRARAERSLHVSDYLPNSPKPYFADMPNVRYPSSFSQDAVLKMKRESIAFIEI; encoded by the coding sequence ATGAATTATCGAGAAAAGCTTCAGCAAGAAGGGTATGTCGTTATTCCGAAAGTTCTTTCCAGCGATCAAGTGGCCATATTGCGTGAGACTTATACTCGCAGTTTGGCGCAAACTCAGCAAAGCACGCTGCTGCCAACGGCCTTTCTACAATTCAGTGACATGATCAACGCGCTGTTCGAGCCTCGAGCCGTCAACGCTCTCAAAGAGATGCTCCAGTCGGATTTTTCTTTGTTGCCGAACTTTACGGTGCGTGAAAGTGTTTATATACCTTGGCATAACGATGCCTATTTCCTGCCTGAAGAAGTAATTGAGCCCAGTGCATCTCCTGAATTTTTGCAGTGTGCCTATTATCTTCAAGATAATGACCCTGTCTCGGGCGGTGGTATCACGTTATTACCCGGTTCGCATAAACTCAGCAAGGATGAAGTCAAACTCAGGCTTGCCGACCCGGCGGCCTTTGAGCGCACCGTCATGAGTAAGGCTGGCGACCTGGTCATTTGGGACAATCGAGTTACTCACCGCAGCAGCGCACCCGATGAAACACCGGTGGCGACGAAGTTGGCCATTCAATGGACTGTCTCCGCTTCGACCAAACATAACGCTTCCTATATTACCTACTTGCGCGCACGGGCAGAACGCAGTCTGCACGTGTCCGACTATTTGCCGAATAGCCCTAAGCCGTATTTTGCCGATATGCCCAATGTGCGATACCCATCCTCTTTTTCTCAGGATGCCGTATTGAAGATGAAGCGCGAAAGTATCGCTTTTATTGAGATCTGA